The Clostridium bornimense genome includes a region encoding these proteins:
- a CDS encoding MerR family transcriptional regulator: protein MSKIIKEYFTTGEFANLCGVNKKTLFHYDNIGLFKPKKILENGYRYYSHNQFELFNVISELKRLGMPLKEIKTFIDNRNPDIALDLFQREKEKIDKEIKELEKLKELMENKISITKAGKNINDDIILENKKEEFFVLSNAIKDVAYGYDISTYTDHLKYCINNDLYKGYPVGVMISKENLLNEDFYNYSYYFTEVDNKNIENLYIKPAGLYVTGYIQGYYDKTKDLYVRLIKFIKDNNLTIIGYSYEEVLIDECATKNPNEYVIKISIHVS from the coding sequence TTGAGTAAAATAATAAAAGAATACTTTACTACTGGTGAATTTGCTAATCTCTGCGGTGTAAATAAAAAAACTTTATTTCACTACGATAATATAGGTCTATTTAAGCCAAAAAAAATTTTAGAAAATGGATATCGTTATTATTCACATAATCAATTTGAATTATTTAATGTAATATCAGAACTGAAGCGACTTGGTATGCCCCTTAAAGAAATAAAAACCTTCATTGACAATAGAAATCCAGATATTGCTTTAGATTTATTTCAAAGAGAAAAAGAAAAAATTGATAAAGAAATTAAGGAATTAGAAAAACTTAAAGAGCTTATGGAAAATAAAATCTCTATTACTAAAGCAGGTAAAAATATAAATGACGACATTATTTTAGAAAATAAAAAAGAAGAGTTTTTTGTTTTGAGCAATGCAATAAAAGATGTGGCATATGGCTATGATATTTCTACATATACCGACCACTTAAAATATTGTATAAATAATGACTTATATAAAGGTTATCCTGTGGGAGTAATGATTTCAAAAGAAAATCTTCTAAATGAAGATTTTTATAACTACAGTTATTACTTTACAGAAGTTGATAATAAAAATATAGAAAATCTATATATTAAGCCAGCTGGTCTTTATGTTACAGGATATATCCAAGGATATTATGATAAAACAAAAGATTTATATGTAAGACTAATAAAATTTATAAAGGATAATAATCTAACTATTATTGGCTATTCATATGAAGAAGTATTAATCGACGAATGCGCTACCAAAAATCCTAATGAATATGTAATAAAAATATCTATACATGTTTCATAA